Within the Peromyscus maniculatus bairdii isolate BWxNUB_F1_BW_parent chromosome 2, HU_Pman_BW_mat_3.1, whole genome shotgun sequence genome, the region GCCGAAAATAGAACCACCCTAAGCCTTTTAGTGCACTGTGGGTTTTGGGACCCTCTTGTGTCAAACCACAGCCAGGACACTTGATGTGGCCAACCACAACCAGAGTGTTCCTGACCTATAGGCAACCTGGAGTCTCAGGCAGTTTATGTGTTTGGGAGTGGGGGTTGCTGGGAATGGTGAGGATCACTGGGCATGCCCAGTACCCCTAGGCAAGGAGCAGGCAGTAAAGTCCgagaatattttttataaaacacaGGGCTTTTGTAGAAGGGTCTGGGATCGGCCATGGTGTGCGGAACGCGCTCACACGAAGATCTGAATACGGTCGCGGATGGGCTGGCGGCAGATGGGGCAGGCGTTGAGCGCAGCGCCACAGGGCGCGCATGCCCCATGGCCGCACTGGAAAACTAGGCGGATGTGGCTGTCGATGCAGATGGGGCAGGTGATTCGCTCCTCCATCTGCCGGTAGCGGCTCTGTAGCTCCTCCACCAGCTGGCGAGGTGGACCAGGCATCTGGATGGTGTTTACCACCTCTGAACCGTCTGTGGGACAAGGTGAGTGAGAGTCGGCTACAGCAGGTGTGACGATTAGGTTCGGACAGGTGACTATGCCACAGGATAATGGGGGATATGCTAAGACCCTCCCACCCACCTGGGCGTAGCTTCTTGCTGATGACCACCTGGCACCTGATGCATTTCTTCATCCTGCGAGCGCATTCTGCCAGGGGCAGTGTACCGTTAGCAGGGTTGGACTGGGCGGCTCATCCACCCCGGGCCTCCACACCCTGCACTCACCCTCACACACGGTGCGGTGCTGACAAGGTGAGAACAAAACCAGCAGCGCCAGCTCCGAGCACACCAAGCACTCGGCAGCTTCTGGCCCTGCTGTGCCAGACACATGCAGGTTCCTCACGGTGTTGGGAGTGCTTAGCACGTGCCGGGGGCCCGGGGGCATGCCCCCACCGCCACCTGCCTGTCGCTCCCTGCAGTTGGAGGAGGGGGCTTGAAAGGACCCGGTGGCCTTAACAGTTCCCCCCCTCCAAACCCCCATTTTGGGCTCACCGGAAGCGCTGGGCACAGCCCTGCAAGGCCTTGAGCACTCGGCCTTCAGTGGCCAGGTCCAGTGGGCTCCTGCCACGGTGGTTTGCGTAGTTCACGTCAGCACCCTCCAACGCCAGGAAGCAGGCCACTGCTGCACCTACGGTCAACTCTGTGCTGCCCGGGAGGCCTGAGGCCTGTAGCTGAGTGGCAGGACATACAGATGAGGGTGGGAACCCATACGCACTTCAAGAACGCCTCTGCTGGCACCGGGCTGTCCAGAAATCTGGACAATGGTACCACTTTCCTTCTGGCTAAGGCTTCTGGTTCTAGGAAGAGTAGGGAAGGCAGGCCCCAAAGGTGCCCTTTGCTAGGTAGGTATAGAAACTCTGAAACCCTTCATCCTCTCGTCCCAACCAGACCCCAACCCTTTTCCAAGACTGGTCTGGATTACAGACCCTGAAACTGAGGTCCACAAACTGTCCCACTCTCCAGAAATCCTGGTTCCCTGGAGCATAATGGGAGGTGAAAAATCACCAGGCCtccttcccagtacccacactatACTTCCTCACCCTTGACAGCAGCTGCAAGGGCCCTGGGTCCCCCCCAGCCTTGTCAGCCACCAACGGCAACAGCTGATGACGTTGCAGTGCGACATGCAGGGCTGTGTCTCCCTCCTCATCCTCGGTGTTGACACTGCAGCCAGCATCCACCAGCAGTGGTACTAGCCCCAGGTGGGCCTGCTGCACAGCCAGGTGCAGTGCAGATTGAAGCTTCCTGTTGCGCACATTCACATCACAACGACCCTGAGGAAAGGGTGGGCACAGGCTCAGCTTTGAGATCCCATTGGGTCTGGTTCCTGGCCTGTGGGTGGCCCTGgggccccagcacccacctctcGGATTAGGACCTGGGCCACCTCACGGTGGTTGTTGAGAGCTGCCAGATGTAGTGCAGTAAAGCCATCCTCCTTCTTGGCATCCACCAGCTGTCGTGCCCGTGCCAGAATCTTTCTGACTGCTCTGTAGGAACAAGAAGGTCTGTCCAAGGTCTTCCCTAGGCACTTCACCTGAGTGCTCTGGATCAGGGTAGTCTGGCAGCAGTGTGACCAACCCCACACTCACAGCACGTGGCCCTTGAGGGATGCATGGTGCAGCAGTGTGAAGCCCTGGCTATTGGTAGCAGTGACATCAATGCCAGGCAACTCAGTGAGGACTTCAACAATGCTGCTGGCACCGGCACCTGCAGAGATGGCAGAATGCAGGGGTGTGTCTGCATGGGCATCCTGAAACAGAGGGGACTGGTCACAGCAATGCCTTTTTCCATGGCCAAGTTGCTTCCTTGACCTAGGGCTGGTGAGTGGTAGAGAATCCAGAGACTATCACTCACCGGCAGGTTGACATCACAACCACGCTCACACAGGGTCTTTACCACCTCTAGGAAGCCCCTCTGCACAGCCACATGCAGGGCTGTGCTTCGTGTGCCATTTCGAGCATCCACCCCACATCCTGCACTCAGGAGCATCCTTGTGGCCTCAGGCTGGTTCCTAATGGAAGAAGTGGGGGGGGTTGGGGACAGCCTGCTGTGCACCCTGGCTCTAAAGTTCATTCCTAGCAGGATCCAGCCCCTGCCCAGGCCTCACCCCAGGGCTGCATAGTGCAGCGCAGTGTTGCCCTCATCATCCAGCAGGTCCACACTTGCCCTTgcctgcagcagcagctgcaccAGCTCTACCTGGCCCAAGTAAGCAGCCACTTGTAGGGCAGTCCTGCCCTGGTTCTTGGTGTCCACCTGTGCAGAAAGCCAACACATGAATTCTGGGCCCTTTCCCTGCTGGCCATTAGAAGGACAGGGTGGTAGCTTGCCTGCTCTGGGTGCCTTCGCAGTAGATCCACAGCCCGGGCTACATTTCCCAGTGCAGCCTCGACTACCAGCCTCCCTGGGTGCTCTGGGTCACTCTTCTGGGTCCGAAGTTTGTCCAGGGCCACACTCAGTAAGCCTGGGGGCAGGGTTGAGGTAAGTGCTGGCCAGGGGATGCCCTGCCTCCCACCGGCCACTGAGGCTGGTGCCGCACTTTTGTTCTCTCTGGCACGCTCAGCCACATCCAAGTTGGCGTCTTCCTCAGGCCGGTAGGCCACTAAGCAGGAGGGGCTAAAGGTCCACCGTTGACCGCCAACTGCCACACGCAAGTTTCCATCTCCAAACACCTTCACCACTTTCCCCACGCGGCCCAGGGCCTGCGAAGAGGTAGGATCACAGTAAGTTGGAAGTGGAACAGACAGTGTGCGTGCATGGGGGGGAGGGAATGTGGTAGGTGACAACAGACACTGAGACTCACGGGGGCCATGTCATCGGTCCATTCACCATGTCCAGCCTGCAGTCGCTTCACAGTGTCAAGATCATCGATGACCCGGACCACATCACCCACCCAGAAGCTGTTGTGCTAGATGACAGAGAAGCAGGTAAGGGGAGTTCCTCCAGCTACTTGTGTCTACTCAAGATCATGCAAGAGGACACCTCCTGCTCCAGAGGGCAAGCAGATCTAACCCTGTccccagttcctgcctcaagtacAACCAAATGGTCTGGCTGGATAAGGGCCTTAAGTGACCAAATCAGCCCTGGGTGGCCAGCCTAAGCCACAGGGGAGGACAACCAGAGGAGCAGTGGGGTAGCAGCACCCAGACCAGACCAAAGCCAGCTCTGGAGATATGTGAAGGTCCAGAAGACCTGTCTCCAGGGTACCTATCCATCAGTCAGACACAAGGCGAGTGGAACAGACCCAGGAAAAAAGCTGAAGATGGAGTTGGAGTTGGGTGGGACCCCAGGATGTCAGCACAGGgccaggaaggaggggaggagtggTAGGGGGAGGGATCCTGCAGGGAATCTGTGCACACAACCTATGCACCTGTGTGCAGAGTAAAAGCCTGAATGTTGCCTGTCCTGAAGTTCCCCTCCAGGTCCAGGTAGGAATGCATCCCCTAACCCGCTCAGTGCCCCTTCTTAGACATTCCCACCTCTCTGGCACACGTCTCATCCCCACAGTTCAGTTTTCCAAAAGCTTTCACAGAATCTACCCAACCTGGTCTCCTTTGGCAAACCTCCACCTCAGTCTCCTCAGACCACTCCCATCTGCCCCCATGATGCACTCAGCATCTGAAGAAGTAAAGCGAGCAACCCACTTCCAGCCTACCATAgtacctttcttttgttctcaggACAGAGCCCCATGGCCCACAGGTTCTAGTCTAAGATGTTTTCAGTACTTCACTCTTTTCTGTGTCCTTCAAAACTGGATTCCCTTCCTGGTTTCACCTCCACCCACCAGGCTCTCCCCTTCAGGTCTGCAGACTCATGGGAGGCTGGTACCCTAGTCCTGCCTAAGCATTCCCAAGACTGAACTGGCACacagaaggaatgagagaagcAATAAGTGGGGCTCAGCCCAGCCCCCTAGGCACCTTGGTGAGAGCCCC harbors:
- the Mib2 gene encoding E3 ubiquitin-protein ligase MIB2 isoform X4, with translation MDLDPHAGVQVGMRVVRGVDWKWGQQDGGEGGVGTVVELGRHGSPSTPDRTVVVQWDQGTCTNYRAGYQGAHDLLLYDNAQIGIRHPNIICDCCKKHGLRGMRWKCRVCFDYDLCTQCYMHNKHDLTHAFERYETSHSRPVTLSPRQGLPRIPLRGIFQGAKVVRGPDWEWGSQDGGEGKTGRVVDIRGWDVETGRSVASVTWADGTTNVYRVGHKGKVDLKCVGEAAGGFYYKEHLPKLGKPAELQRRVSADGQPFQCGDKVKCLLDTDVLRDMQEGHGGWNPRMAEHNSFWVGDVVRVIDDLDTVKRLQAGHGEWTDDMAPALGRVGKVVKVFGDGNLRVAVGGQRWTFSPSCLVAYRPEEDANLDVAERARENKSLLSVALDKLRTQKSDPEHPGRLVVEAALGNVARAVDLLRRHPEQVDTKNQGRTALQVAAYLGQVELVQLLLQARASVDLLDDEGNTALHYAALGNQPEATRMLLSAGCGVDARNGTRSTALHVAVQRGFLEVVKTLCERGCDVNLPDAHADTPLHSAISAGAGASSIVEVLTELPGIDVTATNSQGFTLLHHASLKGHVLAVRKILARARQLVDAKKEDGFTALHLAALNNHREVAQVLIREGRCDVNVRNRKLQSALHLAVQQAHLGLVPLLVDAGCSVNTEDEEGDTALHVALQRHQLLPLVADKAGGDPGPLQLLSRLQASGLPGSTELTVGAAVACFLALEGADVNYANHRGRSPLDLATEGRVLKALQGCAQRFRERQAGGGGGMPPGPRHVLSTPNTVRNLHVSGTAGPEAAECLVCSELALLVLFSPCQHRTVCEECARRMKKCIRCQVVISKKLRPDGSEVVNTIQMPGPPRQLVEELQSRYRQMEERITCPICIDSHIRLVFQCGHGACAPCGAALNACPICRQPIRDRIQIFV
- the Mib2 gene encoding E3 ubiquitin-protein ligase MIB2 isoform X6, with amino-acid sequence MRWKCRVCFDYDLCTQCYMHNKHDLTHAFERYETSHSRPVTLSPRQGLPRIPLRGIFQGAKVVRGPDWEWGSQDGGEGKTGRVVDIRGWDVETGRSVASVTWADGTTNVYRVGHKGKVDLKCVGEAAGGFYYKEHLPKLGKPAELQRRVSADGQPFQCGDKVKCLLDTDVLRDMQEGHGGWNPRMAEMGTVHRITDRGDVRVQFNHETRWTFHPGALTKHNSFWVGDVVRVIDDLDTVKRLQAGHGEWTDDMAPALGRVGKVVKVFGDGNLRVAVGGQRWTFSPSCLVAYRPEEDANLDVAERARENKSLLSVALDKLRTQKSDPEHPGRLVVEAALGNVARAVDLLRRHPEQVDTKNQGRTALQVAAYLGQVELVQLLLQARASVDLLDDEGNTALHYAALGNQPEATRMLLSAGCGVDARNGTRSTALHVAVQRGFLEVVKTLCERGCDVNLPDAHADTPLHSAISAGAGASSIVEVLTELPGIDVTATNSQGFTLLHHASLKGHVLAVRKILARARQLVDAKKEDGFTALHLAALNNHREVAQVLIREGRCDVNVRNRKLQSALHLAVQQAHLGLVPLLVDAGCSVNTEDEEGDTALHVALQRHQLLPLVADKAGGDPGPLQLLSRLQASGLPGSTELTVGAAVACFLALEGADVNYANHRGRSPLDLATEGRVLKALQGCAQRFRERQAGGGGGMPPGPRHVLSTPNTVRNLHVSGTAGPEAAECLVCSELALLVLFSPCQHRTVCEECARRMKKCIRCQVVISKKLRPDGSEVVNTIQMPGPPRQLVEELQSRYRQMEERITCPICIDSHIRLVFQCGHGACAPCGAALNACPICRQPIRDRIQIFV
- the Mib2 gene encoding E3 ubiquitin-protein ligase MIB2 isoform X3 yields the protein MDLDPHAGVQVGMRVVRGVDWKWGQQDGGEGGVGTVVELGRHGSPSTPDRTVVVQWDQGTCTNYRAGYQGAHDLLLYDNAQIGIRHPNIICDCCKKHGLRGMRWKCRVCFDYDLCTQCYMHNKHDLTHAFERYETSHSRPVTLSPRQGLPRIPLRGIFQGAKVVRGPDWEWGSQDGGEGKTGRVVDIRGWDVETGRSVASVTWADGTTNVYRVGHKGKVDLKCVGEAAGGFYYKEHLPKLGKPAELQRRVSADGQPFQCGDKVKCLLDTDVLRDMQEGHGGWNPRMAEHNSFWVGDVVRVIDDLDTVKRLQAGHGEWTDDMAPALGRVGKVVKVFGDGNLRVAVGGQRWTFSPSCLVAYRPEEDANLDVAERARENKSAAPASVAGGRQGIPWPALTSTLPPGLLSVALDKLRTQKSDPEHPGRLVVEAALGNVARAVDLLRRHPEQVDTKNQGRTALQVAAYLGQVELVQLLLQARASVDLLDDEGNTALHYAALGNQPEATRMLLSAGCGVDARNGTRSTALHVAVQRGFLEVVKTLCERGCDVNLPDAHADTPLHSAISAGAGASSIVEVLTELPGIDVTATNSQGFTLLHHASLKGHVLAVRKILARARQLVDAKKEDGFTALHLAALNNHREVAQVLIREGRCDVNVRNRKLQSALHLAVQQAHLGLVPLLVDAGCSVNTEDEEGDTALHVALQRHQLLPLVADKAGGDPGPLQLLSRLQASGLPGSTELTVGAAVACFLALEGADVNYANHRGRSPLDLATEGRVLKALQGCAQRFRERQAGGGGGMPPGPRHVLSTPNTVRNLHVSGTAGPEAAECLVCSELALLVLFSPCQHRTVCEECARRMKKCIRCQVVISKKLRPDGSEVVNTIQMPGPPRQLVEELQSRYRQMEERITCPICIDSHIRLVFQCGHGACAPCGAALNACPICRQPIRDRIQIFV
- the Mib2 gene encoding E3 ubiquitin-protein ligase MIB2 isoform X5; this translates as MRWKCRVCFDYDLCTQCYMHNKHDLTHAFERYETSHSRPVTLSPRQGLPRIPLRGIFQGAKVVRGPDWEWGSQDGGEGKTGRVVDIRGWDVETGRSVASVTWADGTTNVYRVGHKGKVDLKCVGEAAGGFYYKEHLPKLGKPAELQRRVSADGQPFQCGDKVKCLLDTDVLRDMQEGHGGWNPRMAEFIGQMGTVHRITDRGDVRVQFNHETRWTFHPGALTKHNSFWVGDVVRVIDDLDTVKRLQAGHGEWTDDMAPALGRVGKVVKVFGDGNLRVAVGGQRWTFSPSCLVAYRPEEDANLDVAERARENKSLLSVALDKLRTQKSDPEHPGRLVVEAALGNVARAVDLLRRHPEQVDTKNQGRTALQVAAYLGQVELVQLLLQARASVDLLDDEGNTALHYAALGNQPEATRMLLSAGCGVDARNGTRSTALHVAVQRGFLEVVKTLCERGCDVNLPDAHADTPLHSAISAGAGASSIVEVLTELPGIDVTATNSQGFTLLHHASLKGHVLAVRKILARARQLVDAKKEDGFTALHLAALNNHREVAQVLIREGRCDVNVRNRKLQSALHLAVQQAHLGLVPLLVDAGCSVNTEDEEGDTALHVALQRHQLLPLVADKAGGDPGPLQLLSRLQASGLPGSTELTVGAAVACFLALEGADVNYANHRGRSPLDLATEGRVLKALQGCAQRFRERQAGGGGGMPPGPRHVLSTPNTVRNLHVSGTAGPEAAECLVCSELALLVLFSPCQHRTVCEECARRMKKCIRCQVVISKKLRPDGSEVVNTIQMPGPPRQLVEELQSRYRQMEERITCPICIDSHIRLVFQCGHGACAPCGAALNACPICRQPIRDRIQIFV
- the Mib2 gene encoding E3 ubiquitin-protein ligase MIB2 isoform X2; its protein translation is MDLDPHAGVQVGMRVVRGVDWKWGQQDGGEGGVGTVVELGRHGSPSTPDRTVVVQWDQGTCTNYRAGYQGAHDLLLYDNAQIGIRHPNIICDCCKKHGLRGMRWKCRVCFDYDLCTQCYMHNKHDLTHAFERYETSHSRPVTLSPRQGLPRIPLRGIFQGAKVVRGPDWEWGSQDGGEGKTGRVVDIRGWDVETGRSVASVTWADGTTNVYRVGHKGKVDLKCVGEAAGGFYYKEHLPKLGKPAELQRRVSADGQPFQCGDKVKCLLDTDVLRDMQEGHGGWNPRMAEMGTVHRITDRGDVRVQFNHETRWTFHPGALTKHNSFWVGDVVRVIDDLDTVKRLQAGHGEWTDDMAPALGRVGKVVKVFGDGNLRVAVGGQRWTFSPSCLVAYRPEEDANLDVAERARENKSLLSVALDKLRTQKSDPEHPGRLVVEAALGNVARAVDLLRRHPEQVDTKNQGRTALQVAAYLGQVELVQLLLQARASVDLLDDEGNTALHYAALGNQPEATRMLLSAGCGVDARNGTRSTALHVAVQRGFLEVVKTLCERGCDVNLPDAHADTPLHSAISAGAGASSIVEVLTELPGIDVTATNSQGFTLLHHASLKGHVLAVRKILARARQLVDAKKEDGFTALHLAALNNHREVAQVLIREGRCDVNVRNRKLQSALHLAVQQAHLGLVPLLVDAGCSVNTEDEEGDTALHVALQRHQLLPLVADKAGGDPGPLQLLSRLQASGLPGSTELTVGAAVACFLALEGADVNYANHRGRSPLDLATEGRVLKALQGCAQRFRERQAGGGGGMPPGPRHVLSTPNTVRNLHVSGTAGPEAAECLVCSELALLVLFSPCQHRTVCEECARRMKKCIRCQVVISKKLRPDGSEVVNTIQMPGPPRQLVEELQSRYRQMEERITCPICIDSHIRLVFQCGHGACAPCGAALNACPICRQPIRDRIQIFV
- the Mib2 gene encoding E3 ubiquitin-protein ligase MIB2 isoform X7, with translation MRWKCRVCFDYDLCTQCYMHNKHDLTHAFERYETSHSRPVTLSPRQGLPRIPLRGIFQGAKVVRGPDWEWGSQDGGEGKTGRVVDIRGWDVETGRSVASVTWADGTTNVYRVGHKGKVDLKCVGEAAGGFYYKEHLPKLGKPAELQRRVSADGQPFQCGDKVKCLLDTDVLRDMQEGHGGWNPRMAEHNSFWVGDVVRVIDDLDTVKRLQAGHGEWTDDMAPALGRVGKVVKVFGDGNLRVAVGGQRWTFSPSCLVAYRPEEDANLDVAERARENKSLLSVALDKLRTQKSDPEHPGRLVVEAALGNVARAVDLLRRHPEQVDTKNQGRTALQVAAYLGQVELVQLLLQARASVDLLDDEGNTALHYAALGNQPEATRMLLSAGCGVDARNGTRSTALHVAVQRGFLEVVKTLCERGCDVNLPDAHADTPLHSAISAGAGASSIVEVLTELPGIDVTATNSQGFTLLHHASLKGHVLAVRKILARARQLVDAKKEDGFTALHLAALNNHREVAQVLIREGRCDVNVRNRKLQSALHLAVQQAHLGLVPLLVDAGCSVNTEDEEGDTALHVALQRHQLLPLVADKAGGDPGPLQLLSRLQASGLPGSTELTVGAAVACFLALEGADVNYANHRGRSPLDLATEGRVLKALQGCAQRFRERQAGGGGGMPPGPRHVLSTPNTVRNLHVSGTAGPEAAECLVCSELALLVLFSPCQHRTVCEECARRMKKCIRCQVVISKKLRPDGSEVVNTIQMPGPPRQLVEELQSRYRQMEERITCPICIDSHIRLVFQCGHGACAPCGAALNACPICRQPIRDRIQIFV
- the Mib2 gene encoding E3 ubiquitin-protein ligase MIB2 isoform X1, yielding MDLDPHAGVQVGMRVVRGVDWKWGQQDGGEGGVGTVVELGRHGSPSTPDRTVVVQWDQGTCTNYRAGYQGAHDLLLYDNAQIGIRHPNIICDCCKKHGLRGMRWKCRVCFDYDLCTQCYMHNKHDLTHAFERYETSHSRPVTLSPRQGLPRIPLRGIFQGAKVVRGPDWEWGSQDGGEGKTGRVVDIRGWDVETGRSVASVTWADGTTNVYRVGHKGKVDLKCVGEAAGGFYYKEHLPKLGKPAELQRRVSADGQPFQCGDKVKCLLDTDVLRDMQEGHGGWNPRMAEFIGQMGTVHRITDRGDVRVQFNHETRWTFHPGALTKHNSFWVGDVVRVIDDLDTVKRLQAGHGEWTDDMAPALGRVGKVVKVFGDGNLRVAVGGQRWTFSPSCLVAYRPEEDANLDVAERARENKSLLSVALDKLRTQKSDPEHPGRLVVEAALGNVARAVDLLRRHPEQVDTKNQGRTALQVAAYLGQVELVQLLLQARASVDLLDDEGNTALHYAALGNQPEATRMLLSAGCGVDARNGTRSTALHVAVQRGFLEVVKTLCERGCDVNLPDAHADTPLHSAISAGAGASSIVEVLTELPGIDVTATNSQGFTLLHHASLKGHVLAVRKILARARQLVDAKKEDGFTALHLAALNNHREVAQVLIREGRCDVNVRNRKLQSALHLAVQQAHLGLVPLLVDAGCSVNTEDEEGDTALHVALQRHQLLPLVADKAGGDPGPLQLLSRLQASGLPGSTELTVGAAVACFLALEGADVNYANHRGRSPLDLATEGRVLKALQGCAQRFRERQAGGGGGMPPGPRHVLSTPNTVRNLHVSGTAGPEAAECLVCSELALLVLFSPCQHRTVCEECARRMKKCIRCQVVISKKLRPDGSEVVNTIQMPGPPRQLVEELQSRYRQMEERITCPICIDSHIRLVFQCGHGACAPCGAALNACPICRQPIRDRIQIFV